The following proteins are encoded in a genomic region of Arachis stenosperma cultivar V10309 chromosome 4, arast.V10309.gnm1.PFL2, whole genome shotgun sequence:
- the LOC130976503 gene encoding peptidyl-prolyl cis-trans isomerase FKBP17-1, chloroplastic isoform X2: MITERCYSASATCASFSPPYIIRDNNFKHQPCNKFTLCSATSSSSSTTISITKRRSLYVSLICINFSSFIFSLAPASSSSLSPSSKFPISEFYELPNSSGLKVLDLLLGSGDEVPSDGDKVAIHYYGRLAAKQGWRFDSTYDHKDENGDPNPFVFVLGSGKVIDGIEIAVRSMKVGGIRRVIIPPSLGYQSTSQEPIPPNAEAVHNHI; encoded by the exons ATGATAACAGAACGGTGTTACTCTGCAAGTGCAACATGTGCTAGTTTCTCTCCACCTTACATTATTAGAGATAACAACTTTAAACACCAACCATGTAACAAGTTTACTCTATGTTCAGcaacatcttcatcttcatctaCTACCATATCTATAACTAAAAGAAGATCTTTATATGTGTCTCTCATCTGCATCAATTTCTCTTCATTCATATTCTCACTTGCTCCTGCTTCAtcctcttctctttctccttcctCCAAGTTCCCCATATCAGAATTCTATGAGCTCCCCAATTCCAGTGGACTTAAGGTCTTAGACCTCCTTCTTGGTTCCGGTGATGAAGTTCCTTCTGACGGAGACAAG GTTGCAATACATTACTACGGTAGACTAGCAGCAAAACAAGGGTGGCGCTTTGATTCAACCTATGACCATAAAGATGAGAATGGTGATCCTAATCCCTTTGTCTTTGTTCTTGGGAGTGGCAAG GTTATAGATGGAATTGAGATTGCAGTGAGATCAATGAAAGTAGGTGGTATCCGAAGAGTCATCATACCTCCATCCCTTGGATATCAAAGCACATCACAGGAACCAATTCCACCCAAT